TTGTGCACCGGAGTTTGGCGCGGGGGACCTCGCAGGGGCCGGGCTGCGGTCACCCCTGGCCACGCCCGTGCGGCCCGGGCACCCGCTCGCCCCGCTAGTGGGGGGCCCGCGGGGGCGGCGTGGTCCGGGACGTCGAGCCCGGGCCCGACTAGCGCGGGGGCCCCTCGGCCCAGGGTCCCGTCGGGGGGCGGCGCCCGCGGGGCTCAGCGCTCCTCGGGACTCCTCCCGGGCCCCACGAGCGGCGCGGTCAGCGGCGAGGGGTGCGCGGCGCGGGCGCGGAGTCTGCGCAGCcggcacagcagcagcagcagcagcagcgcgtGCAGCAGCCCGAGGCCGAGCAGCAGCAGCtgcgcccccagcgccccccagcaGAGCGCGCCGGGCGGACAGGCGGCGCGCAGCTCCTCCTCCGCCAGGTAGGGCAGCAGGCGGCCGCGcagcgcggggggcgcggcgcaGCGCAGGTCGCGGTAGGGCGCGCGCTCCGGCCGGCCGGCCAGCCAGGCGCGCAGCGGCACCAGGTGGCAGTCGCAGCGCCAGGGGTTGGCGCCCAGGTGCGCGGCGCGCAGTGCGGGCAGCGTGTCCAGCAGTCCGCGCGGCAGCGCCGTCAGATTGTTGCCCGTCAGCACCAGCTCGGTCGTGTCCGGCGGGAAGGCGGCGGGCAGCGTGGCCCGCGTCAGCCCCCGGCGCCCGCAATCCACGCGCGTCCCCGCGCAGTCACATGGCGCGGGGCAGCCCGTGGCCCGGCG
This genomic interval from Vulpes lagopus strain Blue_001 chromosome 14, ASM1834538v1, whole genome shotgun sequence contains the following:
- the GP1BB gene encoding platelet glycoprotein Ib beta chain produces the protein MGSGGPRGALSLLLLPLLLLAPPGRRATGCPAPCDCAGTRVDCGRRGLTRATLPAAFPPDTTELVLTGNNLTALPRGLLDTLPALRAAHLGANPWRCDCHLVPLRAWLAGRPERAPYRDLRCAAPPALRGRLLPYLAEEELRAACPPGALCWGALGAQLLLLGLGLLHALLLLLLLCRLRRLRARAAHPSPLTAPLVGPGRSPEER